The DNA segment gGTAAACAGCTTGAGTGGTCCTCCAACTTTTGGATAAGTTCTATTTTAGCCACTCAACTACAAAACTTCCAATTCCATCAACaatggttttaaaattttagtcagaCTTCACGGAAGGTTGACGTGGGCATTTTTTAATTggcctaataataaatttaatctttcaatacttacacattttataaatttgattttaaatttaaaattcaacaaatttagctttcaatatttacaaaatttgtcatttaattctaataccaaaaaattaaataattttaaccctaaaaatttacaaaatttgttaATATCAATCTCACCCCTTAGATATTTGGTTTTTACTTTTTAGCcgttttatttaaacattttatgtaaaaataataaaataaataaaaatactactttttaattataatttttaagtaatttcaCTAATCGAACACCAAATTCAATCATAGAGATAACTAGATTATatctgaaaaattaaaatttcaatgtaGCATATAATTTTTAAGTTCTATTACCAAAGAAAGCAAACTGAGACATGAAGCAGCCAATTACATCGTACAAACATGGAGTTAACAAAATAGAAGGATGTTCAAATAAACACAACGATGGGACTCCTCACTTTGTGTTCACCATCGTCCCACACTAAAGCACCAGACATCATAGCTTTATCCATTGTCCCTTCCACTATTACTTCAAAAGACAGCTTTTGTCCCACCGACGTGAACGACAGAACATCGGGGTTAACCCTGATTTTCAACGTACCTGTCGGAAAACTCAGGTTAGCTCTGTAAACCGCCGTCGGAGATCCCACGTTTGTGGCGGTCCTTTTGAAGGTACGACTGAATGGTTTCAATGGCGAAGTGGAAAGACCAAAGGAAGGGTAGTTTAGTTCCGAAACTGTCCCATTAGTGTCTTTAGGACAAGTGGAGTTGTCTTTGGATAATAATTGTATTAACCGAGTGGCGTATCCTTGTCCGCATAAGAAGTTTATGTAATCGGTTTCATTGGCATCGTATACTAGACCTGGATTTGCAGCTTTTAAGGGATTCAAATGGCCTGAACCGTATGCAAATTCAGCTTCCATGTTGATGCCAGACCTCATAGGAGCGGCTGCAATTAACATTTCAATTGGAAAATTAAGTAAAAGTTGTACCTAATCGAACTATAAAACATATTTGTTATGAGGTTTATAATTAATTACCTGTGGTCATAAGGGCAGATTGAATAGCAGCAGGAGACCATGTGGGATGAAATGATTTAACGTAGGCAGCTGCACCAGAAACATGAGGACAAGACATTGATGTTCCTGAGATTATGTTGAATGTCACGAACCTGTTGTCGCCTGGAATTGAAGAAACAGGAGAAATTGAAGACCACGCTGCTAGAATGTGAACCCCTGGTGCTGATATATCTGGCTGCAAACaacaatttaatgaaaaaaaaaaccatcaatCCTACACAAGTTTCTGCAAAATCATATACTATGATATATGTGGAaagatttagataaaaatattaaactcaaaGCTTTATCATTCAAGAGCAAAATCACGCTCGGCCTTACCTaaccattttttttctaaatctataatatattgttttatttcttatattaaattgtaatttatatcccataaaaaaaatattttaagttatctattttttaaattttaataaaagaaaaatactagaatactataattttaaatattatattgtttAGAACTGagcaagaaaataaaagaaattaaagattGATCCAGATCGAGATGTTTAGATAATAGAATACAAGTTAAAATACCATGGTTACCCGAACTGAGCCGAATACtactttttgtttaatttataattaattttaatttttatataatagtGAATGTCACTTAAAAGTTTTATATagaaatattttttgaaattaccaTATAAaagttattgttattttttatttacttgaaaaaataatttttctagaaatatttataaagaagttgaaattttatcaaatagtattcaaaagataaaaaataaaactcattttgtcaaaataaatttaaaaatctaaatgaTGATAAATCGATAATCGAATTGAATTATGATGAACGATTTAAGAAAAACGAACAAATTAAACTCAACTCATCCCTAATGTTGATAAGCTTAAACAAATTTGGATTAAATATTTACTAATACGAGTAGACTTGAATTAAATTGGTCGACCCACGAATACTTTTATCTTTTCCTTAAAAgatgtttatgttttatatattggaCATAAttattgagagaaaaaaaaagttaaaccaTTAAATTTTCCATCAATTTACCTTAATAATCTCAGGTGTAATCGGATTCGGACCTCTCGACGAGAAAGAGATGATATAAGGAGCCAATGAGTCATTAACCTCACTACTCCTGAATATAGTTGCAGTTGGAGCACTACAAAAAcatataggcaaagtcttacatGATATTCGTTTGTGTATTAATTTTATATTCGTATCGAGTAATCGTACCTAGTGGAGTTTACGTACTGAAAAATGTTGCGACCGTCAACGAAGTTAAAACAAGATGCAGGCAAAGGAAAAAGGTTAGAATAGTCAATGCTGTCCAGGTCTCGAGCCACGGTCCCAGCTGCACCAGCCGAAAGGGCTCCTATCCCGTTAGCGCGTATAGTATCACAAAGAACAATCTTACCCTTCACTAATTTTTTATCCAATGAATTAGGAAAACATAATCTGCACTTCAACAATtggataattaaaatattaatggtataaaaagatatgaaaagatgaaatattttaattttacacaTGTGTAAGtggatgaattaaaaaaaaaaaagagctaagTTTATGTTACCTGGATGATCTACTAGATGCTGTAGTAGTGTTTGGTGCGTCTCCACCATAAATCATAGGGTACGTTTTATTCTTGAGATCAAATGTATTTATTGATACTCCCTACATACaaccatacttatatatttatatgataactatcattataaatcataaaattgatatatgattataaatcatgtatgtatttatattacCTCATAAATCTTCTTGTTGCCAAGTTGAACCTTGGTGGAAAACTTGCGATCGATGGTGCTAGCTGCCACGGAAAGCGACCACGGTGAGAAATTAGAGATCGTTGAACGTCCAGGGCCTTCATTACCCGCCGAACTTACAGTTAGTATACCGTTTTTCATGGCGTGAAAAGATGCGATATCAATTGCATCTTCGAAATAGTCTCTGGTCCGTCCTCCGCCGACTGAAATTGATATAATGTCGACTCCATCAGAGATCGCATCATCCAATCCCGCGAGAATGTCGGCATCCTGACAACCATCGGACCAACATATTTTGTACACTGCGATGCGTGCCGATGGAACCCCTCCTCGAGCTGTTCCTGAACCAAAGCCGTAGAGACTTGCACCGTCGACTAAATTCCCGGCTGCCGTGGAAGCAGTATGAGTCCCATGACCGTCGGAGTCTCTCGGAGATTCAAAGTCATCCGGTAAAAACAGTCCATCGCTGCGGTAATATTTTGCACCTATGATCTTGCTGCATTTGAACATATAGCCATATTAGTTGACATTTGAAGCACTAAGATTTCTCCTATATCGAACATATACTTTTATCTGAAACGCACCCCTAAACCCAGTAACATAAcccaaaaaaagaaacaaaatttacTTGTTGCAAGTGAAATTGTCTTGTGGTAGAAATTGGCAACTGCCTTTCCATTTGGAAGGAGGTGGACCAAGTCCTTTGTCATCAAAGCTTAGAGATTCAGGCCAAATTCCAGTGTCTAAAATTCCAATGATAACATCACTTTCCATGGTTGCTCTTTCAACTTGTTGAGGGAATCCCATAAAATCCCATGACCTTGTTGTATGtagttttctcttttcatttGAAAACACTGATACTACACCCTTCATTCCTGAACATATCCAAACAACCAAAATTCAAATTAAGCTTGAAGATCTACATCTTAATCTACATAGTATTTCCGCTTTGACTTTTAAAGTAGACTTATTATTATAACtcaaacttgaaattttaatttgtttagctCGAATATGAACTTCATCTAACTTgatttgatataaaaaataaacaatataaaatcaGAGGGGCATGCTAAGGTCTTGACCCTCACCTTGGTTGAATGAGAACTCTTTAATCCTTctcaaaaaattgtatttttttggcCTCTTCAAaagattaataatataatttaagcttttaatataaaaattttaacgttagtcccttcaaaattttataattttattttggatCTCTAAAAAATTCATGGCTTCACCCTTAGAATTGGCTCAACTTAAACTAAAAAATGAACCAAACTTAAGTGCCCAAATTCAAATGAAAAAACCCAAAAAGCTCCATTGAAAAACTTGAAtgattcaattttgaaattgacctAAACTCAAAATGATTCaaactcaaaataatataaaaattttaaaacctaaattGACTCAatctaaaataatcaaatttggaATCAATTGAATATGTCCGGTTACAAGTCTACTTGAAAATATAGCACTTTCTTTTTTACTTGAAATTCTTATAATTTTGTCTAAAGTTTAACAATCTAACCC comes from the Gossypium hirsutum isolate 1008001.06 chromosome A06, Gossypium_hirsutum_v2.1, whole genome shotgun sequence genome and includes:
- the LOC107962037 gene encoding cucumisin isoform X1, encoding MEGGKYLLHCFLLALLTTKAVSHLVQSNANANRKSYIVYMGDRLKDGTSTALLHSSMVQDVFGSESKTVLYSYKKSFNGFVVDLTEEEAQKMAGMKGVVSVFSNEKRKLHTTRSWDFMGFPQQVERATMESDVIIGILDTGIWPESLSFDDKGLGPPPSKWKGSCQFLPQDNFTCNNKIIGAKYYRSDGLFLPDDFESPRDSDGHGTHTASTAAGNLVDGASLYGFGSGTARGGVPSARIAVYKICWSDGCQDADILAGLDDAISDGVDIISISVGGGRTRDYFEDAIDIASFHAMKNGILTVSSAGNEGPGRSTISNFSPWSLSVAASTIDRKFSTKVQLGNKKIYEGVSINTFDLKNKTYPMIYGGDAPNTTTASSRSSRLCFPNSLDKKLVKGKIVLCDTIRANGIGALSAGAAGTVARDLDSIDYSNLFPLPASCFNFVDGRNIFQYVNSTSAPTATIFRSSEVNDSLAPYIISFSSRGPNPITPEIIKPDISAPGVHILAAWSSISPVSSIPGDNRFVTFNIISGTSMSCPHVSGAAAYVKSFHPTWSPAAIQSALMTTAAPMRSGINMEAEFAYGSGHLNPLKAANPGLVYDANETDYINFLCGQGYATRLIQLLSKDNSTCPKDTNGTVSELNYPSFGLSTSPLKPFSRTFKRTATNVGSPTAVYRANLSFPTGTLKIRVNPDVLSFTSVGQKLSFEVIVEGTMDKAMMSGALVWDDGEHKVRSPIVVFI
- the LOC107962037 gene encoding cucumisin isoform X2, with the protein product MEGGKYLLHCFLLALLTTKAVSHLVQSNANANRKSYIVYMGDRLKDGTSTALLHSSMVQDVFGSESKTVLYSYKKSFNGFVVDLTEEEAQKMAGMKGVVSVFSNEKRKLHTTRSWDFMGFPQQVERATMESDVIIGILDTGIWPESLSFDDKGLGPPPSKWKGSCQFLPQDNFTCNNKIIGAKYYRSDGLFLPDDFESPRDSDGHGTHTASTAAGNLVDGASLYGFGSGTARGGVPSARIAVYKICWSDGCQDADILAGLDDAISDGVDIISISVGGGRTRDYFEDAIDIASFHAMKNASTIDRKFSTKVQLGNKKIYEGVSINTFDLKNKTYPMIYGGDAPNTTTASSRSSRLCFPNSLDKKLVKGKIVLCDTIRANGIGALSAGAAGTVARDLDSIDYSNLFPLPASCFNFVDGRNIFQYVNSTSAPTATIFRSSEVNDSLAPYIISFSSRGPNPITPEIIKPDISAPGVHILAAWSSISPVSSIPGDNRFVTFNIISGTSMSCPHVSGAAAYVKSFHPTWSPAAIQSALMTTAAPMRSGINMEAEFAYGSGHLNPLKAANPGLVYDANETDYINFLCGQGYATRLIQLLSKDNSTCPKDTNGTVSELNYPSFGLSTSPLKPFSRTFKRTATNVGSPTAVYRANLSFPTGTLKIRVNPDVLSFTSVGQKLSFEVIVEGTMDKAMMSGALVWDDGEHKVRSPIVVFI